A stretch of the Flavobacterium aquiphilum genome encodes the following:
- the rimP gene encoding ribosome assembly cofactor RimP, whose product MTFKEKVKQVVEEALLEKPSIFLIDLTVSDSFKIVVGIDGDNGVVLQDCIDVSRAIESNLDREEQDYSLEVASVGVGSPLKQIRQYKKNIGRTLIVKTNTQNIEAELVEANDLFIILSWKAREPKKVGKGKETVQKEEQIPYSDIKEAIVTVTF is encoded by the coding sequence ATGACATTTAAAGAAAAAGTAAAACAGGTAGTAGAAGAAGCACTTCTTGAAAAACCATCCATTTTTTTAATTGACTTGACCGTGTCGGACAGTTTTAAAATTGTTGTTGGGATTGATGGGGATAATGGTGTGGTTTTGCAAGATTGTATTGATGTAAGTCGCGCTATTGAAAGTAATTTAGATAGGGAAGAGCAAGATTATTCTTTGGAAGTTGCTTCGGTCGGAGTTGGTTCTCCTCTAAAGCAGATTAGACAGTATAAGAAAAATATAGGAAGAACATTAATTGTTAAGACAAATACCCAAAATATTGAAGCAGAATTAGTTGAAGCTAATGATCTTTTTATAATTTTGTCTTGGAAAGCAAGGGAACCAAAGAAAGTTGGTAAAGGAAAAGAGACGGTTCAAAAAGAAGAACAAATACCTTACTCAGATATTAAAGAAGCAATTGTTACAGTAACATTTTAA
- the nusA gene encoding transcription termination factor NusA, translating to MENLALIDSFSEFKDDKLIDRVTLMAILEDVFRNALKKKYGSDENFDIIINPDKGDMEIWRRRVIVADEDLDFENEEITLTEARKIEADFEIGEEVSEEVKLIDLGRRAILALRQNLISKIHEHDNTNLYKQFKDIIGDIYTAEVHHVRPRVVILVDDDGNEIILPKEKQIPSDFFRKGDNVRGIIESVELKGNKPQIIMSRTSDKFLEKLFEQEIPEVFDGLIMVKNVVRIPGEKAKVAVDSYDDRIDPVGACVGMKGSRIHGIVRELGNENIDVINYTNNVQLYITRALSPAKVSSIKINEETKRAEVFLKLEEVSKAIGRGGHNIRLAGLLTGYELDVIREGDVAGTTADEDDVELTEFSDEIEEWVIEEFAKIGLDTAKSILKHDVEDLVRRTDLEEETILDVMRILNEEFDS from the coding sequence ATGGAAAATTTAGCATTAATCGATTCATTTTCAGAGTTTAAAGATGATAAACTTATTGATCGTGTAACGCTTATGGCAATTTTGGAAGATGTATTTAGAAATGCATTAAAGAAAAAATACGGTTCAGATGAAAATTTTGATATCATCATAAATCCTGATAAAGGAGATATGGAGATATGGAGAAGAAGAGTAATCGTTGCTGACGAGGATTTGGATTTTGAAAATGAAGAAATTACATTGACTGAAGCTAGAAAAATTGAAGCCGATTTTGAAATTGGTGAAGAGGTTTCTGAAGAGGTTAAGCTAATAGATTTGGGTAGAAGAGCGATTTTGGCTTTAAGACAAAATTTAATTTCAAAAATACACGAACACGATAATACTAATCTTTATAAACAATTTAAAGATATTATTGGCGATATTTATACCGCAGAAGTGCACCACGTACGTCCAAGAGTTGTAATTTTGGTGGATGATGACGGTAACGAAATTATTTTGCCGAAAGAAAAACAAATTCCATCTGATTTCTTCCGTAAAGGGGATAATGTAAGAGGTATAATTGAAAGTGTTGAATTAAAAGGAAATAAACCTCAAATTATTATGTCCAGAACTTCTGATAAGTTCTTGGAAAAATTGTTTGAACAAGAAATTCCTGAGGTTTTTGACGGTTTGATTATGGTTAAAAATGTTGTGAGGATTCCAGGTGAAAAAGCGAAAGTTGCTGTTGATTCTTATGATGATCGTATTGATCCGGTTGGTGCTTGTGTAGGTATGAAAGGATCTCGTATTCATGGAATTGTTCGTGAATTAGGAAATGAAAATATTGATGTTATTAATTATACAAATAACGTCCAACTATATATTACAAGAGCTTTAAGCCCGGCAAAAGTTTCTTCTATTAAAATCAATGAAGAAACGAAAAGAGCTGAAGTGTTCTTGAAATTAGAAGAGGTTTCTAAAGCAATCGGTAGAGGAGGTCATAATATTCGTTTAGCTGGTTTATTGACAGGCTATGAATTGGATGTAATTCGTGAAGGAGATGTTGCGGGAACTACTGCTGATGAGGATGATGTTGAATTAACTGAGTTCTCTGATGAAATCGAAGAATGGGTAATTGAAGAATTTGCAAAAATTGGTTTGGATACTGCGAAAAGTATTTTGAAACATGATGTAGAGGATTTGGTTAGAAGAACAGATCTAGAAGAGGAAACGATTTTAGATGTAATGAGAATATTAAATGAGGAGTTTGATAGTTAA
- a CDS encoding glycosyltransferase family 117 protein: MTSFNFNKWNTITGWLAFTIALITYTLTVEPTMSFWDCGEYIATAAKLEVGHPPGAPLFQMIGAFFAMFAIDKEHIALMVNMTSVFSSAFTILFMFWSSTMILKKIIGQYNEINTNNSIVILGSSLVGSLAYTFSDSFWFNAVEAEVYAMATLLISLLLWLGLRWEQEMETPRGNRWLLLISLVVGLSFGVHFMSLLTIPAIGFLYYFKHYKTVTIKNFIIANIVVVSVLLFIFKLLLPYTMALFGKTEIFMVNSMGLPFNSGTIFITLLLIGFFYFGLNYTRKKGLIFYNTITLCILFIFIGFSTWLMLPIRANSNTVINENKPSDAAEVLAYYNREQYGVNPLFYGPQYTEAFAGLDPNNPYLDKAPNYERDYKTGKYVIVNNYVKAEQNSDDAQKTILPRMWSTEHIENYINFTNPPAFKVDPNHNYDEDLVKYGLDPSKLSEEDYNKATAQLRNETEKTVAEFRQAYAQKQIDNEGYVAFLNHYHDYLIIDKPTTVDNFSFMFEYQFGYMYWRYLMWNFVGRQNDEQGRYDYLDGNWISGIPFADNLHIGSQDNLPSDVLNNKGRNTYFFLPFILGLIGIMFHFSKDKKSFYVLLALFLFMGIALKIYLNERPFEPRERDYALVGSFYVFAIWIGFGVYSLYESAKKYIAPKISGPVLIAGSLLAAPILMAYQNWDDHDRSGKFTATAMAKAYLESCDPNAILFTIGDNDTFPLWYAQEIEGIRTDVKIVNTSLFMTDWYIDQMKRKAYESNALPISFTHDEYVGDKLDYVAHIEKTESRWDLKDFIKFIKDPRSTVEMQNGQTIHYYPTNKIRIPIDKANIIKNKVVNPSLNDSIVPYIDIDIKGSAIYKNRLMMLDLINNNNWKRPVYFSGGAFDDEDYLWMKDYLQLEGMVYKLVPIKTNLPKDGGQIDMGRIDSDNMYNKVMKWDWGNSDSDKIYHDPETRRESLTYRMNLARLMNKLIEEGKIDKAKNIINLAMTKMPLEKFGYYSLLEPFAKGYYDVGEKAKAHDLLDKLMGKYKESLNYYAKLTASEQSNVSIEIITDIERYRGLLQVMKESNDIDYYNSSKKTFNTYIEIFARFGRKKE, encoded by the coding sequence ATGACATCATTCAATTTCAACAAATGGAATACCATTACAGGTTGGCTCGCCTTTACAATCGCTTTAATAACTTACACGCTTACTGTTGAACCCACAATGAGTTTTTGGGATTGTGGCGAATATATCGCTACAGCTGCCAAACTTGAAGTTGGACACCCACCGGGAGCTCCGTTGTTCCAAATGATTGGTGCATTTTTTGCAATGTTTGCCATAGACAAAGAGCATATTGCCTTAATGGTTAATATGACTTCTGTATTTTCAAGTGCCTTTACTATATTGTTTATGTTTTGGTCATCAACAATGATCTTAAAAAAAATAATTGGTCAATATAACGAAATCAATACAAATAATTCAATCGTAATCCTCGGAAGCTCTTTAGTTGGTTCTTTAGCTTATACTTTTTCAGACAGTTTCTGGTTTAACGCCGTTGAAGCCGAAGTTTACGCAATGGCAACTCTCCTAATCTCTTTACTTTTATGGCTGGGATTACGTTGGGAGCAGGAAATGGAAACTCCAAGAGGGAACCGTTGGCTGCTTTTAATCTCATTAGTTGTTGGATTATCATTTGGCGTACACTTCATGTCACTATTAACTATTCCTGCTATTGGATTTTTATATTATTTCAAACATTACAAAACAGTAACTATTAAAAACTTTATCATTGCCAATATTGTAGTAGTTTCCGTTCTGCTTTTTATTTTCAAATTATTACTTCCTTACACAATGGCATTGTTTGGGAAAACCGAAATTTTCATGGTAAATTCAATGGGATTACCTTTTAACTCTGGAACAATTTTCATAACCCTGCTTTTAATCGGTTTCTTTTATTTTGGTTTGAACTATACCCGCAAAAAAGGATTAATCTTTTACAACACAATAACACTTTGTATCCTTTTCATTTTTATCGGATTCTCAACTTGGCTGATGTTGCCAATTCGCGCAAATTCCAACACCGTTATCAATGAAAACAAACCTTCAGATGCTGCCGAGGTTTTAGCCTATTACAACAGAGAGCAATATGGCGTGAATCCGTTATTCTATGGCCCTCAATATACCGAAGCTTTTGCTGGATTGGATCCTAACAATCCTTATTTGGATAAAGCTCCCAACTACGAGAGAGATTACAAAACCGGAAAATATGTAATTGTAAACAACTACGTAAAAGCTGAACAAAATAGTGATGACGCTCAAAAAACTATTTTGCCAAGGATGTGGAGTACAGAGCATATTGAAAACTACATCAATTTCACAAATCCACCTGCATTTAAAGTAGATCCGAACCATAATTATGACGAAGATCTTGTAAAATACGGCTTAGATCCAAGTAAATTAAGCGAAGAAGATTACAACAAAGCAACAGCACAACTAAGAAACGAAACTGAGAAAACAGTAGCCGAGTTCAGACAAGCCTATGCTCAAAAACAAATAGACAACGAAGGTTATGTCGCATTCCTAAACCATTATCATGATTATTTGATTATTGACAAACCAACTACCGTAGACAATTTCAGTTTTATGTTTGAATACCAGTTTGGTTATATGTACTGGAGATACCTGATGTGGAATTTTGTTGGAAGACAAAACGACGAACAGGGAAGATATGATTACCTGGATGGCAACTGGATAAGTGGAATTCCATTCGCAGACAACTTGCATATAGGTTCTCAGGATAATTTACCATCAGATGTATTAAACAACAAAGGTCGAAACACTTATTTCTTCTTGCCATTTATCCTTGGCTTAATCGGAATCATGTTTCATTTTAGCAAAGACAAAAAAAGCTTTTACGTTTTGCTTGCCCTATTCCTTTTTATGGGAATTGCATTGAAGATTTACCTTAACGAAAGACCATTTGAACCACGTGAAAGAGATTATGCTTTAGTGGGATCATTCTATGTGTTTGCAATTTGGATTGGATTTGGAGTATATTCTTTATATGAAAGTGCAAAAAAATATATTGCTCCAAAAATTTCCGGACCAGTACTTATCGCAGGATCTTTGTTAGCTGCACCTATACTTATGGCTTACCAAAACTGGGATGACCATGACCGTTCAGGAAAATTTACTGCTACAGCAATGGCAAAAGCATATCTTGAATCTTGCGATCCTAATGCTATTCTATTTACTATCGGAGATAATGACACCTTTCCGCTTTGGTATGCTCAGGAAATAGAAGGTATCCGAACTGATGTTAAAATTGTCAACACCAGTTTATTTATGACGGATTGGTATATTGACCAAATGAAAAGAAAAGCATACGAATCGAATGCATTACCTATTTCATTCACACATGATGAATATGTAGGGGATAAATTAGATTATGTGGCTCACATAGAAAAAACAGAAAGCCGTTGGGATTTAAAAGATTTCATCAAATTTATAAAAGACCCGAGATCTACTGTAGAAATGCAAAACGGGCAAACTATTCATTATTATCCGACTAATAAAATCAGAATCCCTATTGATAAAGCAAATATCATAAAGAACAAAGTAGTAAATCCTTCACTAAACGATTCTATTGTTCCTTATATAGATATTGATATCAAAGGAAGTGCTATCTACAAAAATAGGCTAATGATGTTGGATCTTATTAACAACAACAACTGGAAAAGGCCTGTTTACTTCAGTGGAGGAGCGTTTGATGATGAAGACTATTTATGGATGAAAGACTATCTGCAATTAGAAGGCATGGTTTATAAATTAGTACCTATAAAAACTAATTTGCCAAAAGATGGAGGTCAAATAGATATGGGACGAATTGATTCAGACAACATGTATAACAAAGTAATGAAATGGGACTGGGGTAACAGTGACAGTGACAAAATATATCACGATCCGGAAACTCGCAGAGAAAGTCTTACTTACAGAATGAACTTGGCTCGATTGATGAACAAACTGATAGAAGAAGGCAAAATTGACAAAGCGAAAAACATCATCAATTTGGCAATGACAAAAATGCCTTTGGAAAAGTTTGGCTACTATTCACTTTTAGAGCCATTCGCAAAAGGATATTATGATGTTGGAGAAAAAGCCAAAGCTCATGATCTATTGGACAAACTAATGGGTAAATACAAAGAAAGCCTTAATTATTACGCTAAATTAACAGCATCAGAACAATCTAACGTAAGCATTGAAATCATAACCGACATCGAGCGCTACAGAGGTTTATTGCAAGTGATGAAAGAAAGTAATGATATAGATTATTACAATTCAAGCAAAAAGACTTTCAACACCTATATTGAAATCTTTGCCCGTTTTGGACGCAAAAAAGAATAA
- a CDS encoding cytochrome c3 family protein encodes MKKVGNHNSNSRKLFLSLALMLSISVASLAQGAASAAATAPAAEAAAPAASSGGDAAKGKELFNTNCAACHKLDAKATGPALRDVISRHDIKWIYKWVHNSSDLIKSGDAAAVKVFEANNKIPMTAFPQLSEGDIDNIVAYTSEPKAEAPAATAAAGVPGAAKDASQEGGISNNVILGALSLVMGILIVMLVLVNRVLRKVAAANGIEVVAKEPTLPIWKAFVKNQFLVLVSAIFLLLAGAYLVYGYLMQVGVDQNYEPIQPIHYSHRIHAGDNEINCKYCHSASRVSKTAGIPSLNVCMNCHKSIGEVAESTATPEYSKAYYDGEIQKLYKAVGWDPTAQKYTGKTQPVKWVRIHNLPDFVYFNHSQHVTAAGIECQTCHGPVQEFEIMKQFSPLTMGWCINCHRKTDVKMEGNEYYKKIHEELSKKYGVDKLTAAQMGGLECGKCHY; translated from the coding sequence ATGAAAAAGGTGGGTAACCATAATTCGAATTCAAGGAAATTATTTTTAAGCTTAGCATTAATGTTGAGTATTTCCGTAGCTTCACTTGCACAAGGTGCTGCTTCTGCAGCAGCGACTGCTCCAGCTGCAGAGGCTGCTGCTCCGGCGGCTAGTTCTGGAGGTGATGCAGCAAAAGGAAAAGAGCTTTTTAATACCAATTGTGCAGCTTGTCACAAATTGGATGCTAAGGCTACAGGTCCAGCTCTTAGAGATGTTATTTCAAGACATGATATTAAGTGGATTTATAAATGGGTTCATAATAGTTCGGATTTAATTAAATCTGGTGATGCTGCTGCTGTTAAAGTTTTTGAAGCAAATAATAAAATCCCGATGACTGCATTTCCTCAGTTATCTGAAGGGGATATAGATAATATTGTTGCTTATACATCTGAACCAAAGGCTGAAGCCCCTGCGGCGACAGCTGCTGCCGGTGTTCCTGGTGCTGCCAAAGATGCTTCACAAGAAGGGGGTATTTCTAATAATGTGATATTAGGTGCCTTGTCATTGGTGATGGGTATTCTTATCGTAATGTTGGTTTTGGTTAACAGAGTTCTAAGAAAGGTTGCTGCGGCAAATGGTATTGAGGTTGTTGCAAAAGAGCCTACTTTGCCTATCTGGAAAGCTTTCGTTAAAAATCAATTTTTAGTATTGGTTTCTGCAATTTTCTTGTTGCTTGCTGGTGCTTATTTAGTGTATGGGTATTTAATGCAAGTTGGTGTGGATCAAAATTATGAGCCAATTCAGCCAATTCACTATTCTCATAGAATTCACGCTGGTGATAACGAAATTAACTGTAAATATTGTCACTCTGCTTCAAGAGTTAGTAAAACTGCTGGTATTCCTTCTTTGAATGTTTGTATGAACTGTCACAAGAGTATTGGTGAAGTTGCTGAATCTACAGCAACACCTGAGTACAGTAAAGCTTACTATGATGGTGAAATTCAAAAATTATATAAAGCTGTGGGTTGGGATCCGACTGCTCAAAAATATACTGGAAAAACGCAACCTGTAAAATGGGTTCGTATTCATAACTTGCCTGATTTTGTTTATTTCAACCACTCTCAGCACGTTACTGCGGCTGGTATTGAATGTCAAACATGTCACGGTCCTGTTCAGGAGTTTGAAATTATGAAACAATTCTCTCCGTTAACAATGGGATGGTGTATTAACTGTCACAGAAAAACTGATGTTAAAATGGAAGGTAATGAGTATTACAAAAAAATACATGAAGAACTTTCTAAAAAATATGGTGTAGATAAATTGACTGCTGCTCAAATGGGTGGATTAGAATGTGGTAAATGTCACTACTAA
- a CDS encoding universal stress protein, whose translation MKKILIPTDFSKYADEAIEVGAQIAKENDCEIILIHMLELPGQMNDAITGATSIPEIMLFKRKAEETLKSIKNRPYLAGLKITEVVRLDGAYQGINNYIKQHSMDLIIMGSHGATGINEIIIGSNTEKVVRQSETPVLVIKNKIDDFKVKKIVFASDFSKDIKKPFQKLLDFNKLFGSKLKLLMVCTPNSFKSTTTARKIVTDFVADFDMPEYSFEIHNESNIEKGIINYAEEKKADLIALCTHGRTGLGHFFTGSISEDLVNHATKPVLTFKI comes from the coding sequence ATGAAAAAAATCCTAATCCCAACTGACTTTTCAAAATATGCTGATGAAGCAATAGAAGTTGGAGCACAAATCGCAAAGGAAAACGACTGCGAAATTATCTTAATCCACATGCTTGAACTACCAGGCCAAATGAATGACGCTATTACCGGCGCAACAAGCATACCTGAAATTATGCTTTTCAAACGCAAGGCCGAAGAAACCTTAAAAAGCATCAAAAACCGCCCTTATTTAGCGGGTCTCAAAATAACAGAAGTTGTTCGACTTGACGGAGCCTACCAAGGAATCAACAACTACATCAAACAACACAGCATGGACCTTATTATCATGGGGTCACATGGCGCAACCGGAATTAACGAAATCATCATTGGATCAAATACAGAAAAAGTAGTAAGGCAATCCGAAACCCCTGTATTAGTCATTAAAAATAAAATAGATGATTTCAAAGTTAAAAAAATAGTCTTTGCTTCTGATTTCTCAAAAGACATCAAAAAACCATTTCAAAAACTACTTGATTTCAACAAATTATTTGGTTCGAAATTAAAACTACTAATGGTTTGTACCCCAAATAGTTTCAAAAGCACTACTACTGCACGCAAAATAGTAACTGATTTTGTTGCCGATTTTGACATGCCTGAATATTCTTTTGAAATACATAACGAAAGCAACATAGAAAAAGGAATCATTAATTATGCCGAAGAAAAAAAAGCAGATTTAATTGCATTATGCACACACGGAAGAACCGGCCTTGGACATTTCTTCACAGGTAGCATCTCCGAAGATTTAGTCAATCACGCCACAAAACCTGTATTGACTTTCAAAATATAA
- a CDS encoding SPOR domain-containing protein, which yields MRFLRTIKTLLLFTIFFTTTNRITAQNSNLELNQDPKFEQLLNDKRKVNTNLSYSDRYRIQIFNGGSEGAKKTLTEFRLQYKNLDGTIIFNTPNYKVWVGNFRTRMEAERNLVEIQKNYRNVFLIKPTK from the coding sequence ATGAGATTTTTAAGAACAATTAAAACATTACTGCTGTTTACCATTTTTTTCACAACAACCAACAGAATTACAGCACAAAACTCCAATTTAGAGTTAAATCAAGACCCGAAATTCGAACAATTATTGAATGACAAGAGGAAAGTTAATACAAACCTCTCCTATTCTGACCGCTATAGGATTCAAATTTTCAATGGTGGCAGTGAAGGAGCAAAAAAAACATTAACAGAATTCCGCTTACAATATAAAAATCTAGATGGAACAATTATTTTCAACACACCTAATTACAAAGTATGGGTTGGCAATTTTAGAACCAGAATGGAAGCCGAACGCAACCTAGTTGAAATACAAAAGAATTACAGAAATGTCTTTTTAATTAAACCAACTAAATAA
- the infB gene encoding translation initiation factor IF-2, translating to MSEERIIRINKVLRELNISLERAVDYLKDKGIAIESNPNTKISEQEFNILQSQFAGDKGNKEASKEVSEEKRKEKEALRIEREKEVEDKRKLEEERLKQQEVIKARAVLSGPIQVGKIDLNPKKATPAPEPVAAEKVIAPKDVTPEEKPVVKEEIKKETVENVVKEPAAEKVEKVTLDSEVKDKPKFTEVKVEKPEPVKDKKPEPTTSEEPVEESIVTQYQKLSGATLTGQVIDLSQFNKPKKKKDEPKITPNKPGAQGAPGAPGSNANKNKRKRIAPKPGAPNKPATPGAPGAQNPNKITPNTGGGGGFNANRGDRNARPGFVKGNRPAIVAKVEPTEEEVKNQIRETLEKLQGKGGKSKAAKYRRDKRDTHRQRSDDEQKALDEGSKTIKVTEFVTVGEIAIMMDVPITKVIGTCMSLGIMVTMNQRLDAETLTIVADEFGYDVEFITVDIEEAVQVVEDKEEDLVHRAPIVTVMGHVDHGKTSLLDYIRKENVIAGESGGITQHIGAYGVTLDNGQKIAFLDTPGHEAFTAMRARGAQVTDIAIIVVAADDDIMPQTKEAISHAQAAGVPIIFAINKIDKPNANPEKIKEKLAGMNLLVEDWGGKIQSHDISAKVGTGVKELLEKVLLEAEILDLKANPNKVAQGTVVEAFLDKGKGYVSTILVQHGTLRIGDYMLAGKHHGKIKAMHDERGNAVKVAGPSTPVSVLGLDGAPTAGDKFNIFEDEKEAKQIAAKRSQLMREQSVRTQRHITLDEIGRRIALGQFKELNIILKGDVDGSVEALSDSFSKLSTEEIQINIIHKGVGAITETDVMLASASDAIIIGFNVRPAGNARQLADKEEIDIRYYSIIYAAIDDLKDAMEGMLAPEMKEEVLGTAEIRELFKISKVGTIAGCMVVDGKILRNAKIRIVRDGVVIHEGELVALKRFKDDVKEVSKGYDCGIQVKGYNDIEERDVIEAYHEVAIKKKLK from the coding sequence ATGTCTGAAGAGAGAATTATTAGAATAAACAAGGTTTTAAGGGAATTAAATATTTCGTTAGAAAGGGCTGTGGATTATCTGAAAGATAAGGGTATTGCAATAGAGTCAAACCCAAACACAAAAATTTCTGAGCAGGAATTTAATATCCTACAAAGTCAGTTTGCAGGCGACAAGGGGAATAAAGAAGCTTCTAAGGAAGTAAGTGAGGAGAAAAGGAAAGAAAAAGAAGCTTTGCGTATTGAGCGTGAAAAAGAAGTTGAGGACAAACGCAAACTAGAGGAAGAACGTTTGAAACAGCAAGAAGTGATTAAAGCTAGAGCTGTTTTGTCGGGACCAATTCAAGTTGGTAAAATTGACCTAAATCCAAAAAAAGCTACCCCTGCTCCAGAGCCCGTTGCTGCTGAAAAAGTAATTGCTCCAAAAGACGTAACCCCAGAGGAAAAACCTGTTGTAAAAGAAGAAATCAAAAAAGAAACTGTCGAAAATGTAGTTAAAGAGCCTGCGGCAGAGAAAGTTGAAAAAGTTACTCTTGATTCTGAAGTAAAAGACAAACCTAAATTTACCGAAGTTAAAGTTGAAAAACCAGAACCGGTAAAAGATAAAAAACCAGAGCCAACTACAAGCGAAGAGCCAGTTGAAGAGTCTATTGTAACTCAGTACCAAAAGCTTTCTGGTGCAACCTTAACGGGTCAAGTTATTGATTTGTCTCAATTCAATAAACCAAAAAAGAAAAAAGACGAGCCAAAAATTACTCCAAATAAACCTGGTGCACAGGGTGCTCCTGGTGCTCCTGGATCTAATGCTAACAAAAACAAACGTAAAAGAATTGCTCCTAAACCTGGTGCGCCTAATAAGCCCGCTACGCCTGGAGCTCCCGGAGCGCAAAATCCTAATAAAATCACTCCAAATACTGGAGGAGGTGGTGGTTTCAATGCAAATAGAGGTGATAGAAATGCGAGACCTGGATTTGTAAAAGGAAACAGGCCTGCAATTGTGGCAAAAGTTGAGCCAACTGAAGAAGAGGTTAAAAACCAAATCCGTGAAACTTTGGAGAAACTTCAAGGTAAAGGTGGTAAATCTAAAGCAGCAAAATATAGAAGAGATAAAAGAGATACGCACCGTCAGAGATCTGATGATGAGCAAAAAGCTTTGGACGAAGGAAGTAAAACAATTAAAGTTACTGAGTTCGTTACTGTTGGTGAAATTGCAATCATGATGGATGTGCCGATTACAAAAGTAATTGGAACTTGTATGTCTCTTGGAATCATGGTTACCATGAACCAACGATTGGATGCTGAAACATTAACAATTGTAGCAGATGAATTTGGATACGATGTAGAGTTTATTACAGTTGATATCGAAGAAGCTGTTCAGGTTGTTGAAGATAAAGAAGAAGATCTTGTGCATAGAGCTCCAATTGTTACTGTAATGGGGCACGTTGACCACGGTAAAACATCTTTACTTGACTATATTCGTAAAGAGAATGTTATCGCTGGTGAGTCTGGAGGAATTACACAACACATTGGTGCTTACGGGGTAACTTTGGACAATGGTCAAAAAATTGCATTTTTGGATACTCCGGGTCACGAAGCGTTTACCGCGATGCGTGCTCGTGGAGCTCAAGTTACCGATATTGCAATTATCGTTGTAGCTGCCGATGATGATATCATGCCACAAACGAAAGAGGCGATTTCTCATGCTCAGGCTGCAGGTGTACCGATTATATTTGCTATCAATAAAATTGATAAACCGAATGCCAACCCTGAAAAAATCAAAGAAAAATTAGCAGGTATGAATTTACTTGTTGAAGATTGGGGAGGTAAAATTCAATCACATGATATTTCTGCAAAAGTTGGAACTGGAGTGAAGGAATTATTGGAAAAAGTATTATTAGAAGCTGAAATCCTAGACTTGAAAGCAAATCCAAATAAGGTGGCTCAAGGAACAGTTGTTGAGGCATTCCTTGATAAAGGTAAAGGATATGTTTCTACTATATTAGTGCAGCATGGAACTCTTAGAATTGGAGATTATATGTTGGCTGGGAAGCATCATGGTAAAATTAAAGCCATGCATGACGAAAGAGGGAATGCTGTTAAAGTGGCAGGTCCTTCAACTCCGGTATCTGTATTAGGATTAGATGGAGCTCCAACTGCTGGTGATAAATTTAATATTTTTGAGGATGAAAAAGAAGCAAAACAAATTGCAGCTAAGCGTTCTCAATTGATGCGTGAACAATCAGTTCGTACGCAACGTCATATCACATTAGATGAAATCGGACGTAGAATTGCATTGGGTCAGTTTAAAGAATTGAACATTATCCTTAAAGGGGATGTGGATGGTTCTGTTGAGGCCTTGTCTGATTCGTTCTCTAAATTGTCTACCGAAGAAATTCAAATTAATATTATTCATAAAGGAGTTGGTGCTATTACGGAAACTGACGTAATGTTGGCTTCTGCTTCGGATGCAATTATTATTGGATTTAACGTTCGTCCTGCTGGTAATGCTAGACAATTGGCCGATAAGGAAGAAATAGATATCCGTTACTATTCTATTATTTACGCAGCGATCGATGACTTGAAAGATGCGATGGAAGGTATGTTGGCTCCTGAAATGAAAGAAGAGGTGCTTGGTACTGCTGAGATCAGAGAATTGTTTAAGATTTCTAAAGTTGGTACTATTGCCGGCTGTATGGTTGTGGATGGTAAAATCCTTAGAAATGCTAAAATCAGAATTGTACGTGATGGGGTTGTGATTCATGAAGGTGAGTTGGTGGCTCTGAAACGTTTCAAAGACGATGTGAAAGAGGTTTCTAAAGGATATGATTGTGGTATTCAGGTAAAAGGTTATAATGACATTGAAGAAAGAGATGTTATCGAAGCTTACCACGAAGTTGCAATCAAAAAGAAATTGAAATAA